The following proteins are co-located in the Camelina sativa cultivar DH55 chromosome 12, Cs, whole genome shotgun sequence genome:
- the LOC104733602 gene encoding topless-related protein 2-like, whose translation MSSLSRELVFLILQFLDEEKFKESVHKLEQESGYYFNLKYFEEKAMLGEWDEVEKYLSGFTKVDDNRYSMKIFFEIRKQKYLEALDRQDRAKAVEILAKDLKVFATFNEELYKEITQLLTLEXTHKP comes from the exons ATGTCATCTCTAAGCAGAGAGTtagttttcttgattcttcagTTCTTAGATGAAGAAAAGTTCAAAGAATCTGTTcacaa GCTTGAGCAGGAGTCGGGGTACTATTTCAATTTGAAGTACTTTGAAGAGAAAGCTATGCTTGGGGAGTGGGATGAAGTCGAGAAGTATCTTTCTGGTTTCACTAAGGTTGATGATAATCGTTACTCTATGAAAATTTTCTTCGAAATCAGGAAGCAAAAGTATCTCGAAGCGCTAGATcg ACAAGATAGGGCAAAAGCTGTTGAGATATTAGCAAAGGACTTGAAAGTTTTTGCTACATTTAACGAGGAGCTTTACAAGGAAATCACTCAGCTTCTTACTCTGGAGAANACacacaaaccctag